GTTCCGTTAAGAATACGTTTGGTACGGTCGCTATACGTACCGTCTGGATTGATCAATAAGTTTTTGTTCTGCTTGGTTAAGAATACGCCGGGAGCGATTGCATTGACACGAACTTGATCGCCATAACGCTGAGCGAGCTCGGTGGCCATCCATTTTGTATACCCATCGATACCGTGTTTTGCAACAGTATAGCCCAAAACACGTGTAAAAGGACGACTGGCTGTAAGAGAAGATATATTGATGATGACGCCTTTTCCGCTTTCAGCAATCACACGACCAATAATATGCGTAGGAATCATTGTACCATACAAATTAAGCTCTATTGCTTTAATGGTATCCTGAATATTGCTCGCAAATAAATCTTGATCGGCACCAATTGTTGCACCTGGAATGTTGCCTCCAACGGCGTTTACTAAAGCGTCTATCCTACCCCACTTTTGCAAAACTTCATCTTTCGCCCGAGTGACATCCTGTTCGTTCATGATGTCAACTTCAACAAATATAGCTTCGCCACCAACAGACTCTACCTGCTGAACACGCTCCGCTCCGATTTGTCCATTACGTCCAAGTACTGCGACTTTGGCTTCTGCCTCGGCCAAAGCCTCAACAAATGCTTCGCCTAAAATCCCTGTACCTCCCGTAATTACAACTACCTTATCTTTTAATGAAAATGGATTATTATGCATGTATTTTTATTTCAAATTGGTATTTACCCCCAATTTTATTGATAATAACCTTAATTACAAAAAAAAGTAATTGATTTAATTACGATAACGTTTTAGTTACGTCACCTTCTTTATCTTCCCCTTCTGTCGTTTCATCATCAAACAGAATCCGTATAGAAGGTGTATAGGTATCATTATGTTGACCGGTTTTATTTGCCCAGAAAAAAGCACATAGAAAAACCAAAGCCAACAAAACACTACAACCGATCAAAATATACATTATTTCCATAACAACTAGAGTTTACGACGTTTGGCATACCACCTCGTCATGAGACTTGTAAAAGAGATGATCGTTACCGTACTTATTGGCATTAGAATCGCGGCAAATAACGGCGACATAATACCTTGCACGGCAAAGCTCAATCCAATTACATTATATAAAAGAGAGATACCAAAGCTCATGTGTATTACTTTCACCGCATCTTTGCTAAAAGCAAAGAAATCCGGCATTTTTGAAAATGACTCCCCATCCAGTATCGCATCGCAGCCGGGAGAGAAGTTATTGATATCATCACTCACGGCGATGCCCAGATCTGCTTTACGCAATGCCCCCGCATCATTAAGACCATCACCAATCATGCAGACATGCTTTCCTGCTACCTGAAAATTTTGAATGGTTTCCAGTTTTTCCATTGGTGATTGATTAAAAAGCAAACTTGCATTCGAGGGAAAAATTAACTGGAGTGCATCCAGACGTCTATCGTTATCCCCTGAGATTAAATGAAGGTCGTATTCGACTTTAAAATCTTCAATCAAAGCCGAAAGGCCATCCCGCCAGGATTGCTCCATGGTAAAATATCCTTTTAACTCCTCACCTATACGAATAAAAACCACAGAACCATCTGTTTTAATATTACCGATATTCAAAAAGTTAGCACTACCGATTTTAATTTCCTTGCCACTTACATTAGCCTGCATCCCCTTTCCCGGAAATTCCTTAAAATCCTGTATCGAAATAGCAGAAGAGACATTCAGCCACTTGACGATTTCACGGCTCAACGGATGGCTAGAGTTTCTACATACCGCATTCAGTAGTTTTTTGTCAACTGCCGAAAGGCTACCTTCAAAATAAATTGAGGTTGCTTTAGGCGACGATATTGTGCCAGTTTTATCGAACACCAGGGTATCAATCCTCGCCATCTGCTCAATAGCAGCCGTATTTTTCAAATAGAACTTATTTCGATCAAAAATACTTAGCGCTGCAGAAAGGGTAAATGGAGAGCTTAACGCCAACGCACATGGACATGCAATAATTAATACCGCCGTAAAAGCTCCCCAAGCCCGGCTTGCACTTCCATCAACGGCCCAAAATAAGGCAGCCAATAGTGCAATAGCCAATAAAACAACAGTAAAATATTTACTTATAAAGTTGACAAAAGTCTGAAAATGTTTGTCATAATCTTTATAATTCTCATTATTCCATAATTTGGTCAAATAGGACTGTGAAATCGGTTTGACCACTTCAAGTTCTATCGCTTCCCCCGTCTGGCGTCCGCCGGCATAGATAATTTCGCCTAAGGTCTTACTGACCGGACTTGATTCACCCGTTACAAAGCTAAAATCTATCGCAGCATCACCTTTTAAAAGCATAGCATCGGCCGGTATAATTTCATTGTTCCGAACCAAGATACGGTCACCTATATGAACGTCAGCTAATTGTACAGGTTTATCCCCCGATTCGGTCAATACTGTTACAGCCACCGGAAAATAACTCCGGTAATCCCGTTCAAATGAGATGTGATAATAGGTACGTTGTTGTACCCATTTTCCGATCAATATAAAAAATACAAGACTACAGAGTGTATCCGTAAAACCAGCTCCTGTCTGTGTGATCACCTCAAACGCGGAACGCAAAAATAACACGAGGATTCCCAGGGCTAATGGCACATCCAGATTCAACCGCTTTTGTTTCAGACTCCAATAAGCCGATTTGAAATAATCCGACGCACAATACAATAAAACAGGGAGACCAAAGGCAAGGTT
The DNA window shown above is from Sphingobacterium thalpophilum and carries:
- a CDS encoding SDR family oxidoreductase, with product MHNNPFSLKDKVVVITGGTGILGEAFVEALAEAEAKVAVLGRNGQIGAERVQQVESVGGEAIFVEVDIMNEQDVTRAKDEVLQKWGRIDALVNAVGGNIPGATIGADQDLFASNIQDTIKAIELNLYGTMIPTHIIGRVIAESGKGVIINISSLTASRPFTRVLGYTVAKHGIDGYTKWMATELAQRYGDQVRVNAIAPGVFLTKQNKNLLINPDGTYSDRTKRILNGTPYNRLGDPRELKGTLIYLLSDASAFVTGETVFVDGGFNAWCGV
- the ccoS gene encoding cbb3-type cytochrome oxidase assembly protein CcoS produces the protein MEIMYILIGCSVLLALVFLCAFFWANKTGQHNDTYTPSIRILFDDETTEGEDKEGDVTKTLS
- a CDS encoding heavy metal translocating P-type ATPase metal-binding domain-containing protein — protein: MAELRDEIQLAEKCFHCGDKIEETGYQLDHHDFCCLGCQTVYQVLNDSGMQQYYRYNQHPGKSNKSKQEDFSYLDEPQIADKLVDYKDDKMTIITFYIPAIHCSSCIWLLENLYKLNPNVLQSRVDFMKKQASITFNHNELPLKDLVYLLVHIGYDPKITLQDVVKEGNRNNLNPLVAKIAVAGFCFGNSMLFSFPDYFGMGSFEKEYANFFGYINLAFGLPVLLYCASDYFKSAYWSLKQKRLNLDVPLALGILVLFLRSAFEVITQTGAGFTDTLCSLVFFILIGKWVQQRTYYHISFERDYRSYFPVAVTVLTESGDKPVQLADVHIGDRILVRNNEIIPADAMLLKGDAAIDFSFVTGESSPVSKTLGEIIYAGGRQTGEAIELEVVKPISQSYLTKLWNNENYKDYDKHFQTFVNFISKYFTVVLLAIALLAALFWAVDGSASRAWGAFTAVLIIACPCALALSSPFTLSAALSIFDRNKFYLKNTAAIEQMARIDTLVFDKTGTISSPKATSIYFEGSLSAVDKKLLNAVCRNSSHPLSREIVKWLNVSSAISIQDFKEFPGKGMQANVSGKEIKIGSANFLNIGNIKTDGSVVFIRIGEELKGYFTMEQSWRDGLSALIEDFKVEYDLHLISGDNDRRLDALQLIFPSNASLLFNQSPMEKLETIQNFQVAGKHVCMIGDGLNDAGALRKADLGIAVSDDINNFSPGCDAILDGESFSKMPDFFAFSKDAVKVIHMSFGISLLYNVIGLSFAVQGIMSPLFAAILMPISTVTIISFTSLMTRWYAKRRKL